A window from Aeromonas rivipollensis encodes these proteins:
- the cueR gene encoding Cu(I)-responsive transcriptional regulator produces MNISKVAKATGLSAKTIRYYESIGLISAPVRSDNGYRSYTDGALRELRFVKRARETGFNLEECQELLALYRDEHRTSAQVKKLAQEKIVDLRARIAGLQAMLSSLEEVVGCCHGDANPQCPILDELEKG; encoded by the coding sequence ATGAACATCAGCAAGGTTGCCAAGGCCACTGGGCTGTCCGCCAAGACCATTCGCTACTACGAGAGCATCGGCCTCATCTCGGCTCCGGTGCGCAGTGACAACGGCTATCGCAGTTACACAGACGGTGCTCTGCGGGAGCTGCGCTTCGTCAAGCGGGCGCGGGAGACCGGCTTCAACCTCGAGGAGTGCCAGGAGCTGCTGGCGCTCTATCGGGACGAGCACAGGACCAGCGCCCAGGTGAAGAAGCTGGCGCAGGAGAAGATCGTCGATCTGCGGGCCCGGATCGCCGGTCTGCAGGCCATGCTCAGCTCCCTGGAGGAGGTGGTGGGGTGCTGCCACGGGGACGCGAATCCCCAATGCCCCATCCTCGACGAACTCGAAAAGGGCTGA
- a CDS encoding diguanylate cyclase — translation MTQSVNHQVRRAIMVQLYTHASFSLPCLALLAISWSLLFHDYLPAREALGWLGLVFLLLLGRWWHLRWRQPRLAELPLPVLERELFIGVTITSIIWALGVLLYMDRLPDTYRAAMMMLTSLILTGSAIMLFGSRRTLYGAVLPLGFAMLFELSDGNEQERIVSCMLAGYLFVFLPTLLRRLRRDQVASLYHSFSNADLVAELKVVSEHLKLTSRLDGLTGIANRAHLDDTLARAWRRCHRARAPLSLVLVDVDYFKQFNDHYGHQLGDQCLQQVAGLLAEVLRREDDLAARYGGEEFALLLPCTTLQGAMQIAEQVQTALRTLGIPHHKSRVSGRVSCSFGVATLVPDQHNSITELIQKADAALYQAKHNGRDRIEVALMGKVA, via the coding sequence TTGACCCAGAGTGTGAATCACCAGGTGCGGCGGGCCATCATGGTCCAGCTCTATACCCACGCCTCCTTCAGCCTGCCTTGTCTGGCGCTGCTGGCGATCAGCTGGAGCCTGCTGTTCCACGACTACCTGCCCGCTAGGGAGGCGCTCGGCTGGCTTGGCCTGGTCTTCCTGCTGTTGCTGGGGCGCTGGTGGCACCTGCGCTGGCGTCAGCCACGGCTGGCAGAGCTCCCGCTGCCGGTGCTGGAGCGGGAGCTCTTCATAGGGGTGACCATCACCTCCATCATCTGGGCGCTTGGCGTGCTGCTCTACATGGACAGACTGCCGGACACCTACCGCGCCGCCATGATGATGCTCACCAGCCTGATCCTCACCGGCAGCGCCATCATGCTGTTCGGCAGTCGCCGCACCCTCTATGGGGCAGTGCTGCCGCTCGGGTTCGCCATGCTGTTCGAGCTCAGCGACGGCAACGAGCAGGAGCGGATCGTCTCCTGCATGCTGGCGGGTTACCTGTTCGTGTTCCTGCCGACCCTGCTGCGCCGGTTGCGCCGGGATCAGGTAGCCTCCCTCTACCACAGTTTTTCCAACGCCGACCTGGTGGCCGAACTCAAGGTGGTCTCGGAGCATCTCAAGCTCACCTCCCGCCTGGACGGCCTGACCGGCATCGCCAACCGGGCTCACCTGGACGACACCCTGGCGCGAGCCTGGCGCCGCTGTCACAGGGCCAGGGCGCCTCTCTCCCTGGTGCTGGTGGATGTGGACTACTTCAAGCAGTTCAACGATCACTATGGCCATCAGCTGGGGGACCAGTGCCTGCAGCAAGTGGCGGGCCTGCTGGCCGAGGTGCTGCGGCGGGAAGACGATCTGGCCGCTCGTTACGGCGGGGAGGAGTTCGCCCTGCTGCTGCCCTGCACCACCTTGCAGGGGGCCATGCAGATCGCCGAACAGGTGCAAACGGCCCTGCGAACCCTGGGCATTCCCCACCACAAGTCCCGGGTATCCGGCCGGGTCAGTTGCAGCTTCGGGGTGGCGACCCTGGTGCCGGATCAGCACAACTCCATCACCGAGCTTATCCAAAAAGCGGATGCGGCCCTCTATCAGGCCAAGCATAATGGCCGGGATCGTATCGAAGTAGCCTTGATGGGTAAGGTTGCCTGA
- a CDS encoding YihD family protein has product MQCHRIEELLELLQPAWIKEQDLSLVQFIAKLAAEAGYEGALSELTDDMLIYHLKMRESDKQAMIPGLAKDHVPDFKEALLKARGIK; this is encoded by the coding sequence ATGCAATGTCATCGTATCGAAGAGCTGCTGGAGCTGCTGCAGCCCGCCTGGATCAAGGAGCAGGATCTCAGCTTGGTGCAATTCATCGCCAAACTGGCGGCCGAGGCCGGCTATGAGGGCGCCCTGTCCGAGCTGACCGACGACATGCTGATCTACCACCTCAAGATGCGCGAATCCGACAAGCAGGCGATGATCCCGGGCCTGGCCAAGGATCATGTTCCTGACTTCAAGGAAGCCCTGCTCAAGGCCCGCGGCATCAAGTAA
- the ccoG gene encoding cytochrome c oxidase accessory protein CcoG encodes MADQDKIDIKDVTDKNVTGTFNPHTFKAGDDRFNPGNRIYVRSQTGYWQRVRKVMGWFFVALFVTLPLLRYDGRQAVLFDLEHQQFHIFGATIWPQDLTLLAWVFMIAAFALFFVTTFLGRVWCGYLCPQTVWTFMFIWFEEKLEGAANKRRKLDAAPWSGEKLARKGAKHLAWILLSLGTGLTFVAYFQDVFQLVPDFFTLQASGWVIFWVLFFAACTYGNAGWMRAIMCIHMCPYARFQSAMFDKDTYIVGYDSKRGETRGARGRKADPKALGLGDCIDCDLCVQVCPTGIDIRDGLQYECINCGACVDACDQTMDRMGYPKGLISYTTEHKLAHNQTHVARPKLLGYGLVMVIMLGVFVYNAMSIMPMGLDILRDRNQLFRENSEGLIENTYTLKILNKTLQSQTYQLDVEGLPEHQWFGPREVTLKPGEIFTLPVSLAVDPFNLKRPTLDVQFVLKREGAAPDDSKGTLRQPSKFISRL; translated from the coding sequence ATGGCCGACCAGGACAAGATCGATATCAAGGATGTGACCGACAAGAACGTCACCGGGACCTTCAATCCCCACACGTTCAAGGCGGGCGATGACAGGTTCAATCCCGGCAACCGCATCTACGTCAGGTCCCAGACCGGCTACTGGCAGCGGGTGCGCAAGGTCATGGGCTGGTTCTTCGTCGCCCTCTTCGTCACCTTGCCCCTGCTGCGCTACGACGGCCGCCAGGCGGTACTGTTCGATCTGGAGCATCAGCAGTTCCACATCTTCGGCGCTACCATCTGGCCGCAGGATCTGACCCTGCTGGCCTGGGTCTTCATGATCGCCGCCTTCGCCCTCTTCTTCGTCACCACCTTCCTCGGCCGGGTCTGGTGCGGCTATCTCTGCCCCCAGACGGTGTGGACCTTCATGTTCATCTGGTTCGAGGAGAAGCTGGAAGGCGCCGCCAACAAGCGCCGCAAGCTGGATGCAGCCCCCTGGAGTGGCGAGAAGCTGGCCCGCAAGGGCGCCAAGCACCTGGCCTGGATCCTGCTGTCGCTGGGCACCGGCCTCACCTTCGTCGCCTACTTCCAGGATGTGTTCCAGCTGGTGCCTGACTTCTTCACCTTGCAGGCGAGCGGCTGGGTCATCTTCTGGGTGCTCTTCTTCGCCGCCTGCACCTACGGCAACGCCGGCTGGATGCGCGCCATCATGTGCATCCACATGTGCCCCTATGCCCGCTTCCAGTCCGCCATGTTCGACAAGGACACCTACATAGTCGGCTACGACAGCAAGCGCGGCGAGACCCGTGGCGCCCGTGGCCGCAAGGCCGATCCCAAGGCGCTGGGGCTGGGGGACTGCATCGATTGCGATCTCTGCGTGCAGGTCTGCCCGACCGGCATCGACATCCGCGACGGCCTGCAGTACGAGTGCATCAACTGCGGCGCCTGCGTCGATGCCTGCGATCAGACCATGGATCGGATGGGCTATCCGAAGGGGCTGATCAGCTACACCACTGAGCACAAGCTGGCCCACAACCAGACCCATGTGGCCAGGCCCAAGCTGCTCGGCTATGGCCTGGTGATGGTCATCATGCTGGGGGTCTTCGTCTACAACGCCATGTCCATCATGCCCATGGGGCTCGACATACTGCGGGATCGCAACCAGCTGTTCCGGGAGAACAGCGAGGGGCTCATCGAGAACACCTATACCCTGAAGATCCTCAACAAGACACTGCAATCCCAGACCTATCAACTGGATGTGGAAGGGTTGCCGGAGCACCAGTGGTTCGGCCCGCGGGAAGTGACTCTCAAACCAGGGGAAATCTTCACCCTGCCGGTGAGCCTGGCGGTGGATCCCTTCAACCTGAAGCGGCCGACCCTGGATGTCCAGTTCGTGCTCAAACGGGAAGGAGCCGCACCGGACGACAGCAAGGGCACCCTGCGCCAGCCCAGCAAGTTTATCAGCCGGCTCTGA
- a CDS encoding serine/threonine protein kinase, with protein MVDDMRFNYSDLNPDLIMDAIDLSGLRIDSGLIELNSYENRVYQFQDEERRRYVVKFYRPGRWSRAQILEEHEFAARLRETEIPVAAPIAFAGETLLEHQGYPFAIWQSVGGRQFEVDNLDQLEWVGRYLGRIHRVGASHSFHHRVQLDVESMLHEPRQLLAAGEWVPSGLAKQFFGVLDELIRHVGDAMSLDVARISLHGDCHPGNILWRDGPLFVDLDDCRTGPAIQDLWMMLSGERHEQQIQLDTLLAGYEEFMEFDPRELALIEPLRAMRIVHYMAWLARRWEDPAFPRHFPWFNTDHYWRQQIATLHDQLEALKAPPLTLMPNW; from the coding sequence ATGGTGGATGACATGCGTTTCAACTATTCCGACCTCAATCCCGACCTCATCATGGATGCGATCGATCTCAGCGGCCTGCGCATCGACTCCGGCCTCATCGAGCTCAACAGCTATGAAAACCGGGTCTACCAGTTTCAGGATGAGGAGCGTCGCCGTTACGTGGTGAAGTTCTACCGCCCCGGTCGCTGGAGCCGGGCCCAGATCCTCGAGGAGCACGAGTTTGCCGCTCGCCTGCGTGAGACGGAGATCCCGGTCGCCGCCCCCATCGCCTTTGCCGGCGAGACCCTGCTGGAGCATCAGGGCTATCCCTTCGCCATCTGGCAGAGCGTCGGTGGCCGTCAGTTCGAGGTGGACAACCTGGATCAGCTGGAGTGGGTGGGGCGCTATCTCGGCCGCATCCACAGGGTCGGGGCCAGTCACTCCTTCCATCATCGGGTCCAGCTGGACGTGGAGAGCATGCTGCACGAGCCGCGTCAGTTGCTGGCGGCCGGAGAGTGGGTGCCGAGCGGCCTGGCCAAGCAGTTCTTCGGGGTGCTCGACGAGCTGATCCGCCATGTGGGCGACGCCATGAGCCTGGATGTGGCCCGGATCTCCCTGCACGGAGACTGCCACCCCGGCAACATACTGTGGCGCGATGGCCCCCTGTTCGTCGATCTCGACGACTGCCGCACCGGTCCCGCCATCCAGGATCTCTGGATGATGCTGAGCGGCGAGCGCCACGAGCAGCAGATCCAGCTCGACACCCTGCTGGCCGGCTACGAGGAGTTCATGGAGTTCGACCCGCGGGAGCTGGCGCTGATCGAACCGCTGCGCGCCATGCGCATAGTCCACTACATGGCCTGGCTGGCCCGGCGCTGGGAGGATCCCGCTTTCCCCCGTCACTTCCCCTGGTTCAATACGGATCACTACTGGCGCCAGCAGATAGCGACCCTGCACGACCAGCTGGAAGCGCTCAAGGCGCCGCCCCTGACGCTGATGCCGAACTGGTAA
- a CDS encoding thiol:disulfide interchange protein DsbA/DsbL, with amino-acid sequence MKKVLFFLAAMLMIPMVHAAPQFKEGVNYDVVTQTGSAQPEVLEFFSYFCPHCAKFEPIAEDLKKSLPEGVPMKKNPVAFLGREMGPEMQRAYAVANLLNVEGKLTPVIFDKIHTQRQVPQSRADVKQIFVDNGVPAEEFDGAVDSFAVSGMVSQFDRNTESYNIRGVPAFLVNGKYLVKIESITSQEQFNQLVKFLLAKKD; translated from the coding sequence ATGAAAAAAGTACTATTTTTCCTCGCTGCCATGCTGATGATCCCCATGGTTCACGCCGCCCCGCAATTCAAGGAAGGCGTCAACTATGACGTGGTCACCCAGACCGGCAGCGCCCAACCGGAAGTGCTGGAGTTCTTCTCCTATTTCTGCCCGCACTGCGCCAAGTTCGAGCCGATCGCCGAAGATCTGAAGAAGAGCCTGCCGGAAGGCGTGCCGATGAAGAAGAACCCGGTGGCCTTCCTGGGCCGTGAGATGGGCCCGGAGATGCAACGCGCCTACGCCGTCGCCAACCTGCTGAACGTCGAAGGCAAGCTGACTCCGGTCATCTTCGACAAGATCCACACCCAGCGTCAGGTGCCGCAGAGCCGTGCCGACGTGAAGCAGATCTTCGTGGACAACGGCGTACCGGCCGAAGAGTTTGACGGTGCCGTCGACAGCTTCGCCGTCTCCGGCATGGTCTCCCAGTTCGATCGCAACACCGAGAGCTACAACATTCGCGGTGTGCCGGCCTTCCTGGTCAATGGCAAGTACCTGGTGAAGATTGAATCCATCACCTCCCAGGAGCAGTTCAACCAGCTGGTGAAATTCCTGCTGGCCAAGAAAGACTGA
- the pncB gene encoding nicotinate phosphoribosyltransferase: protein MPPILTSLLDTDAYKLHMQQAVFHRYPDAEVVAEFHSRNEEDLLPMMGEIEEQLRLAGSLRLTGSELDFLAERPFFTADYLDHLRRKPLDASLLKVFEQDGRINVRVEGPWQDVILWEIPVLAIISEMRNRFRYPQFGVSHALARLDQKIDKLERELSPEEMSEFNLIDFGTRRRFSHAVQDAVVGRLKERLPAFRGTSNYQLAQKYRLPAVGTQAHEWFQAHQQLGFPLEHSQRAALISWLDEFTNHLGIALTDCITMDAFLRDFDFELASRYQGLRHDSGDPVVWGEKAISHYQRLGIDPKDKTLVFSDGLNLDKAVELFRHFRGRINTSFGIGTKLTCDLPGVSPMNIVFKLMECNGGPVAKISDSPGKTLCRDADFIRNLKQAFHVGV from the coding sequence ATGCCCCCTATCCTCACCAGCCTGCTCGACACCGACGCCTACAAGCTGCACATGCAGCAGGCGGTGTTCCATCGCTACCCGGATGCCGAGGTGGTGGCCGAGTTTCACAGCCGCAACGAGGAAGATCTGCTGCCCATGATGGGCGAGATCGAGGAGCAACTGCGCCTCGCCGGCTCCCTGCGCCTGACCGGCTCCGAACTCGATTTCCTGGCCGAGCGCCCCTTCTTCACCGCCGATTACCTCGATCACCTGCGCCGCAAGCCGCTGGATGCCTCCCTGCTCAAGGTGTTCGAGCAGGATGGCCGCATCAATGTGCGGGTCGAGGGGCCCTGGCAGGATGTGATCCTGTGGGAGATCCCGGTGCTCGCTATCATCAGCGAGATGCGCAACCGCTTCCGCTATCCCCAGTTCGGGGTGAGCCATGCCCTGGCGCGGCTGGATCAGAAGATCGACAAGCTGGAGCGGGAACTCAGCCCCGAGGAGATGAGCGAGTTCAACCTCATCGACTTCGGCACCCGCCGCCGCTTCTCCCATGCCGTGCAAGATGCCGTGGTGGGCCGCCTCAAGGAGCGCCTGCCGGCATTTCGGGGCACCAGCAACTACCAGCTGGCCCAGAAGTACCGGCTGCCAGCGGTGGGCACCCAGGCCCACGAGTGGTTCCAGGCCCACCAGCAGCTCGGCTTCCCGCTGGAACACAGCCAGCGCGCCGCCCTCATCAGCTGGCTTGACGAGTTCACCAACCATCTGGGCATAGCCCTGACCGACTGCATCACCATGGATGCCTTCCTGCGCGACTTCGATTTCGAGCTGGCCAGCCGCTATCAGGGACTGCGCCACGATTCCGGTGACCCCGTGGTGTGGGGCGAGAAGGCCATCAGCCACTACCAGCGCCTCGGCATAGATCCCAAAGACAAGACCCTGGTCTTCTCCGACGGCCTCAACCTCGACAAGGCGGTCGAGTTGTTCCGTCACTTCCGTGGCCGCATCAACACCAGCTTCGGTATCGGCACCAAGCTCACCTGCGATCTGCCCGGCGTCAGCCCGATGAACATCGTCTTCAAGCTGATGGAGTGCAACGGCGGCCCTGTTGCCAAGATCTCCGACAGCCCGGGCAAGACCCTGTGTCGGGACGCGGACTTCATCCGCAACCTCAAGCAGGCCTTCCACGTCGGGGTGTGA
- a CDS encoding nicotinamidase, producing MGTIASLDIDAQKGFTPLCPNELPVAGGADIVAALNAQAALACLRIGSKDAHPANAAWVVTTPAAMLQPLDLPNADLTWPTHCVPGTPGFELLDGLPAPIDYDFFVWKGVEPDLHPYGACYHDLAERRSTGLIEFLQARGVSTVLVGGLATDYCVKTSVLQLRRAGLRVIVHLDACRGIAPETVASAHTQMIEAGAELAQTLVDVQRLLDA from the coding sequence ATGGGAACCATCGCCAGCCTGGATATAGATGCGCAGAAGGGCTTTACCCCCCTCTGCCCGAACGAGCTGCCCGTCGCGGGCGGGGCTGACATAGTGGCCGCTCTCAACGCGCAAGCCGCCCTCGCCTGCCTGCGGATCGGCAGCAAGGACGCCCACCCAGCGAACGCCGCCTGGGTGGTGACAACCCCCGCCGCCATGCTGCAACCGCTGGACCTGCCCAACGCCGATCTCACCTGGCCGACCCATTGCGTACCGGGCACTCCTGGCTTCGAGCTGCTCGATGGCCTGCCCGCCCCCATCGACTATGACTTCTTCGTCTGGAAGGGGGTCGAGCCGGACCTGCATCCCTATGGCGCCTGCTACCATGACCTGGCCGAGCGCCGCAGCACAGGGCTTATCGAATTCCTGCAAGCACGGGGCGTCAGCACAGTACTGGTGGGCGGCCTCGCCACCGACTACTGCGTCAAGACCAGCGTGCTGCAACTGCGCCGTGCCGGTCTGCGGGTCATAGTGCACCTCGATGCCTGCCGTGGCATAGCCCCAGAGACTGTTGCCAGCGCCCACACCCAGATGATCGAGGCTGGCGCCGAACTGGCCCAGACCCTGGTCGATGTACAACGCCTGCTGGACGCCTGA
- a CDS encoding NUDIX hydrolase gives MPRMSLDMVVLRLNEERLELLLETRDRPPFSHCWQLPALRIDETRDRDLDAARHRLLGEWGLGHCYSEQVCTLGNLERDPRGWSTTLVYLCLVEPEAEAVRGHWHPLSALPGLDLAFDHGQLVAMGLERLRIKSRYSTLPLQLLGAEFTLSEVQRAFEIVLQTPMNTAAFRKRIHRADILVDTGRKRTGKQRPAILYRLESPCCVMFDQVMHGAEA, from the coding sequence ATGCCGAGAATGAGTCTGGATATGGTGGTGCTGCGGTTGAACGAGGAGCGGCTCGAACTGCTCCTCGAAACCCGGGATCGCCCCCCCTTTAGCCACTGCTGGCAGTTGCCGGCCCTGCGCATCGACGAGACCCGGGATCGGGATCTGGATGCCGCCCGCCACCGCCTGCTGGGGGAGTGGGGGCTGGGTCATTGCTACAGCGAGCAGGTCTGTACCCTCGGAAATCTGGAACGGGATCCCCGTGGCTGGTCCACCACCCTCGTCTATCTGTGTCTGGTGGAGCCGGAGGCGGAGGCCGTGCGAGGTCATTGGCACCCGCTCTCGGCCCTGCCTGGCCTCGATCTTGCTTTCGATCACGGCCAGCTGGTCGCCATGGGGCTGGAGCGGCTGCGCATCAAGAGCCGCTACAGCACACTGCCGCTGCAACTGCTGGGGGCCGAGTTTACCCTCTCCGAGGTGCAGCGGGCCTTCGAGATCGTTCTTCAGACCCCCATGAACACGGCGGCGTTTCGCAAGCGGATCCATCGTGCCGACATCCTGGTGGATACCGGCCGCAAGCGTACCGGCAAGCAGCGTCCCGCCATCCTCTACCGGCTGGAGAGCCCCTGCTGCGTGATGTTCGATCAGGTGATGCACGGAGCGGAAGCATGA
- a CDS encoding DUF523 domain-containing protein: MSKTPPRVLVSACLLGQPVRYDGQSKGIVSDWLNALGAEGRALAFCPEVAGGLPTPRPPAERQGELVVTESGLDVTAEFDRGAELALGLCLAQGIRFALLKEGSPSCGSGRIYSGSFEGVSMAGEGKTTALLRRHGIEVFSEDQLPELALALSLAATIAGS, translated from the coding sequence ATGAGTAAAACGCCGCCCCGGGTGCTGGTGAGTGCCTGCCTGCTGGGTCAACCAGTACGTTACGACGGCCAGAGCAAGGGGATCGTCAGTGACTGGTTGAATGCGCTTGGGGCCGAGGGGAGGGCGCTGGCGTTCTGCCCCGAGGTGGCGGGCGGCCTGCCGACCCCGCGTCCGCCCGCCGAGCGGCAGGGTGAGCTTGTGGTAACCGAGAGCGGGCTGGATGTGACCGCCGAGTTCGATCGCGGCGCCGAGCTGGCGCTCGGGCTCTGCCTGGCGCAGGGCATTCGTTTTGCCCTGCTCAAGGAGGGGAGCCCCTCCTGCGGCAGTGGCCGCATCTACAGCGGCAGCTTCGAAGGAGTCTCTATGGCGGGAGAGGGCAAGACCACGGCCCTGCTGCGCCGTCACGGCATTGAGGTGTTCAGCGAAGATCAGTTGCCCGAGCTGGCACTGGCACTCTCCCTGGCGGCCACCATAGCGGGCTCCTGA
- a CDS encoding acyltransferase — MLSLLPGPLVLFISAGLTILFTALCASLILLVSLAKLLLPLPAFGRACSRLNNGFMRLWLGCNALVIRLTTRIDWQLEDETLLRKDGWYLIISNHMSWTDIVVLGHLFRDRLPVPKFFMKHELIYIPLLGLACWGLDMPFMRRYSREFLLRNPHLRGKDIETTRNACEKFRHIPTTVINFVEGTRFTEQKREATRSRYRHLMPPKAAGLAFTLAAMGEQFDSLINVTIRYPDNSETPFKDFLMGRMKRIQVRIEELPVDEALVGDYFNDKQFKRGFQAWLNQRWQEKDGVLEGWQRAQEPAMVAARESASASSGN; from the coding sequence ATGCTAAGCCTGCTCCCCGGCCCCCTGGTGCTGTTCATCAGCGCCGGCCTGACCATATTGTTCACCGCCCTGTGCGCCAGCCTGATCCTGCTGGTCTCCCTGGCGAAATTGCTGTTGCCCCTCCCGGCCTTTGGCCGCGCCTGCAGCCGGCTCAACAATGGCTTCATGAGGCTGTGGTTGGGTTGCAACGCCCTGGTGATCCGCCTCACCACCCGTATCGACTGGCAGCTCGAGGATGAGACCCTGCTGCGCAAGGATGGCTGGTACCTCATCATCAGCAACCACATGAGCTGGACCGACATAGTGGTGCTGGGCCACCTGTTCCGCGACCGGCTGCCGGTGCCCAAGTTCTTCATGAAGCACGAGCTCATCTACATACCGCTGCTGGGGCTCGCCTGCTGGGGGCTCGATATGCCCTTTATGCGTCGCTACTCACGGGAGTTTTTGCTGCGCAACCCGCACCTGAGGGGCAAGGATATCGAGACCACCCGCAACGCCTGCGAGAAGTTTCGCCACATCCCCACCACCGTCATCAACTTCGTGGAGGGGACCCGCTTCACCGAGCAAAAGCGAGAGGCGACCCGCTCCCGCTACCGCCACCTGATGCCGCCCAAGGCGGCGGGGCTGGCCTTCACCCTGGCGGCCATGGGGGAGCAGTTCGACAGCCTGATCAACGTCACCATCCGCTACCCGGACAACAGCGAAACGCCGTTCAAGGACTTTCTGATGGGGCGGATGAAGCGCATTCAGGTGCGCATCGAGGAGCTGCCGGTGGATGAGGCACTGGTGGGTGACTACTTCAACGACAAGCAGTTCAAGCGCGGTTTTCAGGCGTGGCTGAACCAGCGCTGGCAGGAGAAGGACGGGGTATTGGAAGGGTGGCAGCGAGCTCAGGAGCCCGCTATGGTGGCCGCCAGGGAGAGTGCCAGTGCCAGCTCGGGCAACTGA
- a CDS encoding acyltransferase, whose protein sequence is MHNKLIERLRGCLSTLLYFLNTLFWFVPILLLGLIKLLLPLKGWRTLCNALLDGCASCWIGFNNLIQKTIIRTPFEVVGVDKGRRNEWYMVVANHQSWVDILVLQRIFNQKIPFLKFFLKKELIWVPFLGLAWWALDFPFMRRYSRSLLEKKPHLKGKDIETTRKACAKFRHIPVSVMNFVEGTRFTAHKHDKQGAPYRHLLHPRAGGIAFTLAAMGDQLHKLVDVTIAYPGGIPSYWDFMCGRVKEIKVRVRFLPIERNLVGDYFNDPEFQQEFQQWLNGIWREKDQTLGQLLADKTQ, encoded by the coding sequence ATGCACAACAAGCTGATAGAGCGGCTGCGCGGCTGCCTCTCGACCCTGCTCTATTTCCTCAACACCCTCTTCTGGTTTGTCCCCATACTGCTGCTCGGCCTCATCAAGCTGCTGCTGCCCCTCAAGGGCTGGCGCACCCTCTGCAACGCCCTGCTGGACGGCTGTGCCAGCTGCTGGATAGGTTTCAACAATCTGATCCAGAAAACCATCATCAGAACCCCTTTCGAGGTGGTCGGAGTGGACAAAGGGCGCCGGAACGAGTGGTATATGGTGGTTGCCAACCATCAATCCTGGGTCGACATACTGGTACTGCAGCGGATTTTTAATCAAAAAATCCCCTTCCTGAAGTTTTTCCTCAAGAAAGAACTGATTTGGGTACCTTTTCTCGGGCTGGCCTGGTGGGCGCTCGACTTCCCCTTCATGCGGCGATATTCACGCAGCTTGCTGGAAAAGAAGCCGCATCTGAAGGGAAAAGACATAGAAACGACGCGCAAGGCCTGTGCCAAGTTCCGCCACATTCCGGTGAGTGTGATGAACTTCGTGGAGGGCACCCGCTTCACCGCCCACAAGCATGACAAACAGGGCGCTCCCTATCGCCACCTGCTGCACCCGAGGGCTGGCGGCATCGCCTTCACCCTGGCGGCCATGGGGGACCAACTGCACAAGCTGGTGGATGTGACCATCGCCTATCCGGGCGGCATCCCCAGTTACTGGGACTTCATGTGCGGTCGGGTCAAGGAGATCAAGGTTCGGGTCCGCTTTCTGCCGATCGAACGCAATCTGGTGGGGGATTACTTCAATGACCCCGAGTTCCAACAAGAGTTTCAACAGTGGCTGAACGGGATCTGGCGCGAGAAGGACCAGACACTGGGTCAGCTGCTGGCGGACAAGACGCAGTAA